One Cydia pomonella isolate Wapato2018A chromosome 15, ilCydPomo1, whole genome shotgun sequence DNA window includes the following coding sequences:
- the LOC133525604 gene encoding connectin-like — translation MKRRIAGIMYILISFALVNEMSINVQARDNNKRRAKEKTGGFQKNICDITDRDSKVHCYCENNRELRNATKAECWVFNGGIPRDDLIWQSFASQPTLQTLSFNVRVDGALGYVPTKALHYLQKLRFINIKYGNIVEITSFAFANLTNLKEATLSTNQIETIQQYAFAHLPNITTINLEDNMIIEIGTDCFFDLPKLQKLVLTKNNISSIKDGAFQRTFNLLELDLNKNNIFHLNRHTFDGLANLRKLDLRRNRIYNLTEFTFAELWNLHELLLGKNDLKFISERAFDGLSQLDKLSLDDNKLVALPSGWLEGARGLSSLDLRSNELYALTFENIRPIFDNLKPQNSNLLLEENNFVCDCRLKWMHSLRNETKSQNTKASLDGITCKMDSPVVSSAYNKIPDPMDNKLDYNQDILHAGLTIETALSKPNLTDGDDVQSNNISATKKGVKRNVLKIPPDTLPCPRETKKTTELPQLIDPVIPIQNEMKTYRFHDINSATAIAVNILILWSSVLSFFFT, via the exons ATGAAGCGCCGCATTGCAGGAATTATGTACATCCTGATCAGTTTTGCGCTGGTCAACGAGATGTCAATTAACGTCCAGGCGAGGGACAACAATAAGAGGCGGGCCAAGGAAAAGACTGGCGGTTTTCAGAAAAACATCTGCGATATCACTGATAGAGATTCCAAAGTGCATTGCTACTGCGAAAATAATAGGGAGCTCAGAAACGCGACGAAGGCCGAATGCTGGGTTTTCAACGGCGGCATACCGCGGGATGATCTCATCTGGCAGAGTTTCGCGTCGCAACCGACGCTCCAAACTTTGTCTTTTAATGTCCGAGTCGATGGCGCATTAGGCTACGTGCCCACTAAAGCGCTCCACTATCTACAAAAGCTACGtttcattaatattaaatacggGAACATTGTTGAAATAACATCCTTCGCTTTCGCCAACTTAACCAATCTAAAAGAAGCCACTCTGTCTACTAACCAGATTGAAACCATCCAACAATACGCATTCGCTCATTTGCCTAACATTACTACTATTAATCTCGAAGATAACATGATTATTGAAATCGGTACGGATTGCTTTTTTGATCTGCCCAAGCTACAGAAACTCGTTCTAACCAAAAACAACATATCATCGATAAAAGATGGAGCCTTCCAGCGCACGTTTAACCTACTGGAATTGGACTTGAACAAAAACAACATATTCCATTTGAACCGTCACACGTTTGATGGATTGGCGAACTTGAGGAAATTGGATCTGCGAAGGAACCGCATTTACAATCTCACTGAATTCACGTTCGCTGAGCTGTGGAACCTGCACGAGTTGCTCTTAGGCAAGAACGATTTGAAGTTTATTTCTGAAAGGGCGTTCGATGGGCTGTCTCAACTCGATAAGCTGTCCCTTGATGATAATAAACTGGTTGCGCTCCCCTCGGGATGGCTGGAAGGGGCCCGTGGCTTGAGCTCACTGGATCTTCGCTCGAATGAACTATACGCATTAACTTTCGAAAACATCAGACCCATATTCGACAACTTGAAGCCGCAAAACAGCAATTTGCTCCTCGAAG AAAACAACTTTGTATGCGACTGCCGGCTCAAATGGATGCACTCTCTCCGCAACGAGACAAAAAGCCAGAACACCAAAGCGTCGCTCGACGGAATCACTTGCAAAATGGACTCGCCCGTCGTCAGCTCGGCTTACAACAAAATTCCGGACCCGATGGACAACAAACTAGATTATAACCAAGACATTCTACATGCTGGGCTTACCATTGAAACTGCGCTCTCCAAACCTAATTTGACGGACGGAGATGATGTTCAAAGTAATAATATATCTGCCACAAAAAAGGGCGTTAAAAGAAACGTCCTCAAAATCCCACCTGACACTTTGCCTTGCCCTAGAGAAACTAAGAAGACTACTGAATTGCCTCAACTGATCGATCCAGTcattccaatacaaaatgaaatgaaaacataCAGATTTCATGACATAAATTCAGCTACAGCTATTGCtgtgaatattttaatattatggagTTCCGTTTTGTCATTCTTCTTTACTTAA